The following are encoded in a window of Staphylospora marina genomic DNA:
- a CDS encoding DUF6612 family protein has protein sequence MKNFWRLSLGLLASVALILAGCSQEAAKPGEQSGVEEKKEPTPLEVLLKADEVTNKGSFVYDANITQKMNAGGQNIDLGMSFTMEMVGEPFAMHMKGDMNMMGQSMPMEMYQVGQDMYMNVAGLGWMKSQDTSSPAGQQPNEIADVLVKFINALGGDKLPDGIKVTKQGNDWLVETDYAVLLKNKAFASDIQQMIKDSLDDETLKEFGVAMDSSKLNFTKYTGTMIVDGTTYQTKSYKSEMIVGIPTGKEELKMEQVMEMTLKGEYNGKIEVPEEVKKTAKPE, from the coding sequence ATGAAGAATTTCTGGCGTTTGAGTCTCGGTTTGCTTGCTTCTGTTGCGTTGATCCTCGCAGGTTGCTCCCAAGAAGCGGCCAAACCCGGCGAACAATCAGGCGTTGAGGAGAAAAAAGAGCCGACTCCGCTTGAGGTTTTGCTCAAAGCGGATGAAGTGACCAACAAAGGTTCGTTCGTCTATGATGCCAACATTACGCAAAAGATGAACGCCGGAGGTCAGAACATCGACCTCGGAATGTCATTCACGATGGAAATGGTCGGTGAGCCCTTCGCCATGCACATGAAGGGCGACATGAACATGATGGGCCAGTCGATGCCGATGGAAATGTACCAAGTCGGTCAGGACATGTATATGAATGTCGCCGGACTCGGATGGATGAAATCGCAAGACACGTCTTCTCCGGCCGGCCAGCAGCCCAATGAAATCGCGGATGTCCTCGTGAAGTTCATCAACGCGCTGGGTGGCGACAAATTGCCCGACGGCATCAAGGTCACCAAACAGGGCAATGATTGGCTGGTGGAGACGGACTATGCGGTGCTCCTGAAAAACAAGGCTTTCGCGTCCGACATTCAGCAAATGATCAAGGATTCCCTCGACGACGAGACCCTGAAAGAATTCGGCGTGGCAATGGATTCGTCGAAGCTGAACTTCACCAAATACACCGGAACCATGATAGTGGACGGAACCACGTATCAGACCAAAAGCTACAAATCGGAAATGATCGTGGGCATCCCGACCGGCAAAGAAGAGCTCAAAATGGAACAGGTCATGGAAATGACGCTCAAAGGCGAATACAATGGCAAAATTGAAGTTCCGGAAGAAGTCAAGAAAACGGCAAAGCCTGAATGA
- a CDS encoding TIGR01212 family radical SAM protein (This family includes YhcC from E. coli K-12, an uncharacterized radical SAM protein.), whose amino-acid sequence MQAAVETPRLWGEKRYHTWNWHLRQVFGEKVFKVPIDGGFTCPNRDGKVAIGGCTFCSARGSGDFAGNRRDDVLKQFREVKERMHNKWPNAKYLGYFQAFSNTYAPVSVLRDLYEPILEQEGVVGLSIATRPDCLPDDVVEYLAELNERTYLWVEIGLQSMHDETGRIVNRGHDFNCFVEAVDKLRKHGIRVCTHIIHGLPGETREMMLETVQACADMDLQGIKIHLLHLLKNTPMVKQYEAGLVQFLDRDEYVSLVVDSLELLPPDVIIHRVTGDGPPDLLIGPMWSRKKWEVLNAIDAELVRRNTWQGKKARPRRGVTIGT is encoded by the coding sequence ATGCAAGCAGCGGTCGAAACTCCCCGTCTCTGGGGAGAAAAGCGTTACCATACATGGAACTGGCACCTGCGGCAAGTCTTCGGGGAAAAGGTGTTCAAGGTTCCGATCGACGGAGGATTCACCTGCCCGAACCGGGACGGCAAAGTGGCGATCGGGGGGTGCACGTTTTGCAGCGCCCGAGGGTCCGGCGACTTCGCCGGCAACCGGCGGGACGACGTGCTCAAGCAATTCCGGGAAGTCAAGGAGCGCATGCACAACAAATGGCCGAACGCCAAGTATCTCGGCTATTTCCAGGCGTTCAGCAACACGTATGCTCCCGTCTCCGTGTTGCGGGATCTGTATGAGCCGATCCTCGAGCAGGAAGGCGTGGTCGGCCTGTCCATCGCCACCCGCCCGGACTGCCTGCCGGACGACGTGGTGGAGTATCTCGCGGAACTGAACGAACGCACCTATCTGTGGGTGGAGATCGGCCTGCAAAGCATGCACGACGAAACCGGCCGGATCGTCAACCGTGGTCACGATTTCAACTGTTTCGTGGAGGCGGTGGACAAACTGCGCAAACACGGCATCCGCGTCTGCACCCACATCATTCACGGCTTGCCCGGAGAAACGCGGGAAATGATGCTGGAAACCGTGCAGGCTTGCGCGGACATGGACCTGCAGGGCATCAAGATCCATCTGCTCCATCTGCTCAAAAACACTCCGATGGTGAAACAGTACGAAGCCGGTCTCGTCCAATTCCTCGACAGGGACGAATACGTTTCCCTGGTGGTCGACTCGCTGGAACTGTTGCCTCCGGACGTGATCATTCATCGGGTGACGGGTGACGGTCCGCCGGATCTGTTGATCGGTCCGATGTGGAGCCGCAAGAAGTGGGAAGTGCTGAACGCCATCGACGCGGAACTCGTCCGGCGCAATACCTGGCAAGGCAAAAAAGCAAGGCCTCGCCGCGGTGTGACGATCGGCACCTGA
- a CDS encoding class I SAM-dependent methyltransferase, which produces MILPSILESARHWVRQALSPGGIAVDGTCGNGHDTLFLAERAGPDGMVYGFDIQQEALSKTRERLHAHGMTERVQLFHAGHERMHELLPSELRGRIDAFMFNLGYLPKGDTRVVTRPETTLAALETATEWLTPGGIISVCLYTGHPGGREEADAVLHFASHLPPGAFQVMHQQLPNRREAPSLLVLEKRNRPRSSSRD; this is translated from the coding sequence ATGATTCTCCCCTCCATTCTGGAAAGCGCCCGTCATTGGGTCCGTCAGGCACTTTCTCCCGGCGGCATCGCCGTCGACGGCACGTGCGGAAACGGACATGACACCCTGTTTCTGGCGGAACGGGCCGGTCCCGACGGCATGGTGTACGGATTTGACATTCAGCAGGAAGCACTCTCAAAAACAAGGGAACGACTTCACGCCCACGGCATGACCGAGCGGGTTCAACTCTTTCACGCCGGCCATGAACGGATGCATGAGCTGCTTCCGTCGGAGCTTCGCGGCCGGATCGATGCCTTCATGTTCAATCTGGGGTACCTTCCGAAAGGAGACACCCGTGTCGTCACCCGTCCGGAAACCACGCTGGCCGCGCTGGAAACGGCAACCGAATGGCTGACTCCCGGCGGGATCATCTCCGTGTGCCTCTACACCGGTCATCCGGGCGGAAGGGAAGAAGCGGATGCCGTGTTGCACTTTGCTTCGCACCTTCCCCCCGGAGCGTTTCAGGTCATGCACCAACAACTTCCCAATCGCCGGGAAGCCCCCTCCTTGCTGGTGCTTGAAAAGCGAAACCGCCCCCGGTCATCTTCCCGTGATTGA
- a CDS encoding peptide ABC transporter substrate-binding protein, translating into MKNSRITSLLALFLALALVLTACVPGGDEKEAGTAEQVLSLIESSEPPNLDSAKATDAVSFTILNNVMEGLYRVGLNDELEPAMADGEPQISDDQLTWTIKLKDAKWSDGKPVTAKDFEYAWKRALDPATASEYAYILYPLKNAEEYNTQKAKAEDVGVKALDDKTLEIKLKAPTPYFKELLAFPLYLPQRQDIVEQYGEKYALEASNLVYNGPFVLASWQHEKGFTYKKNENYWDKDAVKLTQVNVNIVRDGMTGINLYDTGKTDVSGIPAEMVDKYKDSPEAFPVKESAVFYFEINQTKPFLKNKKVRQAIMMAIDRNTLVNNLLKNGSLPADKGLVPPDIKGLGDKKYRESASDIQIPYDPAKAKQLLQEGLKELGMSAPPRVELLTYDTTSAKKDAEFFKEQLRVNLGLDVVIASIPFKEKLERAKNGQFEINYAGWGADYNDPMTYLDLFLTDSTQNSGKYSNPEYDNLIKKSITNNNFEERIADLAKAEKILMDDAGVIPLYYRSRLSIKKPYVKNWKTHIIGPNYSLKWTYIEGK; encoded by the coding sequence ATGAAGAACAGCAGAATCACGTCCTTGCTGGCCCTGTTCCTCGCCTTGGCACTTGTACTTACCGCATGCGTACCCGGCGGGGACGAGAAGGAAGCCGGCACGGCCGAACAGGTTCTGTCGTTGATCGAGTCGTCCGAACCGCCCAACTTGGACAGCGCCAAAGCCACGGACGCCGTCTCCTTCACCATCCTGAACAACGTGATGGAAGGTTTGTACCGGGTGGGTCTGAACGATGAACTTGAACCCGCCATGGCAGACGGGGAGCCTCAGATCAGCGATGATCAGCTCACCTGGACCATCAAGTTGAAAGATGCCAAATGGAGTGACGGAAAACCGGTCACGGCCAAGGATTTCGAGTATGCGTGGAAACGCGCCCTCGATCCGGCGACCGCTTCCGAATACGCATACATCCTCTATCCGCTGAAGAACGCGGAGGAGTACAACACCCAAAAGGCCAAAGCGGAAGATGTCGGAGTGAAAGCGCTTGACGACAAGACGCTTGAAATCAAACTGAAAGCTCCGACCCCCTACTTCAAGGAGCTGCTCGCATTCCCGCTGTACCTGCCGCAACGTCAGGACATCGTGGAACAGTACGGCGAAAAGTATGCCCTGGAAGCCTCCAATCTGGTTTACAACGGTCCGTTCGTCCTCGCTTCCTGGCAACATGAAAAAGGCTTTACCTACAAGAAAAACGAAAATTACTGGGACAAAGACGCCGTCAAGCTGACCCAGGTGAACGTCAACATCGTGAGAGACGGAATGACCGGGATTAACCTGTACGACACCGGAAAAACCGATGTGTCAGGCATTCCGGCGGAAATGGTGGACAAATACAAAGACAGCCCCGAAGCCTTCCCCGTCAAGGAATCGGCCGTGTTCTACTTCGAAATCAACCAGACCAAACCGTTCCTGAAAAACAAGAAAGTCCGCCAGGCCATCATGATGGCGATCGACCGCAACACCTTGGTCAACAACCTGTTGAAAAACGGCTCGCTCCCGGCCGACAAGGGCCTGGTTCCGCCGGACATCAAAGGGCTCGGAGACAAGAAATACCGGGAGTCGGCCTCCGACATCCAAATCCCGTATGATCCGGCCAAAGCGAAACAGTTGCTGCAGGAAGGGCTGAAAGAGCTGGGCATGAGCGCGCCCCCCAGAGTGGAACTGCTGACCTATGACACCACCAGCGCCAAAAAGGACGCCGAGTTCTTCAAGGAACAGCTTCGCGTGAACCTCGGTCTGGATGTGGTCATCGCTTCCATCCCGTTCAAGGAAAAACTGGAGCGCGCCAAAAACGGACAGTTTGAAATCAACTATGCGGGTTGGGGCGCCGACTACAACGATCCGATGACCTATCTGGATCTGTTCCTGACCGACTCCACGCAAAACAGCGGCAAGTACAGCAATCCGGAATACGACAATCTGATCAAAAAATCGATCACCAACAACAACTTCGAAGAACGGATCGCCGACCTGGCAAAAGCCGAAAAAATCCTGATGGATGACGCCGGCGTGATTCCGCTGTACTATCGCAGCCGTCTGTCCATCAAGAAGCCTTACGTCAAAAACTGGAAAACGCACATCATCGGTCCGAACTACAGCCTGAAGTGGACCTACATCGAAGGCAAATGA
- a CDS encoding S1 RNA-binding domain-containing protein, with translation MSELKEGAVVQGEVISIKPFGAFVKLESGQTGLIHISQISTRYVEKVEDELQVGAVVQAKVLSIDPSGKISLSIKALSDDRPRERRGGRGPRKAPLEFEEMLKKWQKSSEERLSALSAKQRRNR, from the coding sequence ATGAGCGAGCTGAAAGAAGGGGCCGTCGTACAGGGAGAAGTGATTTCGATCAAGCCGTTCGGTGCCTTCGTCAAACTTGAGTCCGGTCAAACCGGTTTGATCCACATCTCTCAGATCTCGACCAGATACGTGGAAAAAGTGGAAGACGAGCTGCAAGTTGGTGCGGTCGTTCAAGCGAAAGTGCTGTCCATCGATCCTTCAGGAAAAATTTCCTTGTCGATAAAGGCATTGAGCGATGACCGTCCCCGCGAAAGACGGGGTGGTCGTGGTCCGCGCAAGGCTCCTCTGGAATTCGAAGAGATGCTGAAGAAGTGGCAAAAAAGCAGCGAAGAACGGCTGAGCGCTTTGAGCGCCAAGCAGAGAAGAAATCGCTGA
- the pckA gene encoding phosphoenolpyruvate carboxykinase (ATP), giving the protein MSMVLPAENEASFQLGGQKHFNLSVAELIEHAIKRGEAVLTREGALRATTGAFTGRSPKDKYTVADASVRDNIDWGSVNQPMDPETFDRILERVNTYLREKEVFIFDGFAGADEKWRLPIRVINEYAWHNLFVRQLFIRPTEDELKTHKPEFTVVCIPGFKVDPETDGTRSETLIAVSFERKTVIIAGTEYAGEMKKSIFSVMNYLLPEYGVMPMHCSANVGKDGDVALFFGLSGTGKTTLSADPERFLIGDDEHGWSDSGVFNFEGGCYAKCIGLSREKEPQIWEAVRFGTVLENVVLDEHRVPDFHDGSLTENTRAAYPVDYIPGAVIPGIAGHPNVILFLTADAFGVLPPISRLTPEQAMYHFLSGYTSKLAGTERGVTEPEATFSACFGAPFLPRPARVYAEMLGEKIAKHNVDVYLVNTGWTGGPYGVGKRMNLAYTRAMVSAAISGELKQVEYVKDDFFGLSIPTGCPGVPAELLNPRNTWEDKNAYDEKAKELAKRFHDNFSKFKGVSDAVKNAGPKLG; this is encoded by the coding sequence ATGAGTATGGTGTTACCTGCGGAAAACGAGGCTTCATTTCAACTCGGCGGTCAAAAGCATTTCAATCTTTCCGTCGCCGAACTGATCGAGCATGCCATCAAGCGGGGAGAGGCCGTCCTGACCCGTGAAGGGGCTCTTCGCGCGACAACAGGGGCATTTACGGGACGCTCTCCGAAAGATAAATACACCGTGGCTGACGCTTCCGTTCGTGACAACATTGACTGGGGTTCCGTGAACCAACCGATGGATCCGGAAACCTTCGACCGGATTCTGGAGCGCGTGAACACCTATTTGCGCGAAAAGGAAGTGTTCATCTTTGACGGTTTTGCCGGTGCCGATGAAAAATGGCGCCTGCCGATTCGCGTGATCAACGAATATGCCTGGCACAATCTGTTTGTTCGTCAGCTGTTCATCCGTCCGACGGAAGATGAGCTGAAAACGCACAAGCCCGAATTCACCGTTGTCTGCATCCCCGGATTCAAAGTCGATCCGGAGACGGACGGAACGCGCTCCGAAACGCTGATCGCCGTCAGCTTCGAGCGAAAAACCGTGATCATCGCCGGAACCGAATATGCGGGCGAAATGAAGAAATCGATTTTCAGCGTCATGAACTATCTGCTGCCGGAATACGGCGTCATGCCGATGCATTGCTCGGCCAACGTGGGCAAAGACGGTGACGTGGCTCTGTTCTTCGGCCTTTCCGGCACGGGCAAAACCACCTTGTCCGCCGATCCCGAACGGTTCCTGATCGGCGACGACGAACACGGTTGGTCCGACAGCGGCGTGTTCAATTTCGAAGGCGGCTGCTACGCCAAATGCATCGGTCTGAGCCGCGAAAAGGAACCGCAGATCTGGGAAGCCGTCCGCTTCGGCACCGTGCTGGAAAACGTCGTGCTGGACGAACACAGGGTGCCCGATTTCCATGACGGCAGCCTGACCGAAAACACCCGTGCCGCCTATCCGGTGGATTACATCCCGGGAGCCGTCATCCCCGGCATCGCCGGCCACCCCAACGTGATCCTGTTCCTGACGGCAGACGCGTTCGGCGTGCTTCCCCCGATCTCCCGTCTCACTCCGGAACAGGCCATGTACCACTTCCTGTCCGGATACACCAGCAAACTGGCCGGCACCGAACGCGGCGTGACCGAACCGGAAGCCACCTTCTCCGCCTGCTTCGGGGCTCCGTTCCTGCCGCGACCGGCGCGGGTTTACGCTGAAATGCTCGGTGAAAAAATCGCCAAACACAACGTGGACGTCTATCTGGTCAACACCGGCTGGACCGGCGGCCCCTACGGCGTCGGCAAACGGATGAACCTGGCCTACACCCGTGCGATGGTGTCCGCCGCCATCAGCGGGGAACTCAAGCAGGTCGAATACGTGAAAGATGACTTTTTCGGCCTTTCGATCCCGACCGGCTGCCCGGGAGTTCCGGCCGAGCTGCTGAACCCCCGCAACACGTGGGAAGACAAAAACGCTTATGATGAGAAAGCCAAAGAATTGGCCAAACGCTTCCATGACAACTTCTCCAAATTCAAAGGAGTCAGCGACGCCGTCAAAAACGCCGGCCCGAAACTCGGCTGA
- the udk gene encoding uridine kinase, whose amino-acid sequence MMKPVVIGVAGGTGSGKTTVARRLVERFSDSVVYLEQDSYYRDQSHLTLEERAKTNYDHPLAFDNDLLLEHLRRLLRHEPVDKPVYDYKLHTRSRETVRLLPKDVIILEGILVLDDSRLRELMDIKIYVDTDADVRILRRIERDIKERGRTLDSVMEQYLNVVRPMHLQFVEPTKRYADLIIPEGGHNEVAINLLINQIDTCLRRNNSQPQ is encoded by the coding sequence ATGATGAAACCCGTGGTGATCGGCGTCGCCGGCGGTACCGGCTCGGGCAAAACCACCGTGGCACGCAGGTTGGTGGAGCGCTTTTCGGATTCGGTGGTGTACCTGGAACAGGACTCCTATTACCGCGACCAGTCCCATTTGACCCTGGAGGAACGCGCCAAGACCAACTACGATCATCCCCTCGCCTTTGACAACGATCTGTTGCTGGAACACCTCCGCCGCTTGCTCCGGCATGAACCGGTGGACAAACCCGTGTATGACTACAAACTTCACACCCGGTCCCGGGAAACGGTCCGGCTCCTCCCCAAGGACGTGATCATTCTCGAAGGAATCCTCGTCCTGGACGATTCCCGTCTGCGCGAGCTGATGGACATCAAGATCTACGTGGACACCGACGCGGATGTGCGCATCCTGAGAAGGATCGAGCGAGACATCAAGGAACGCGGACGCACGTTGGATTCGGTCATGGAGCAGTACCTGAACGTGGTTCGGCCGATGCACCTGCAATTCGTTGAGCCCACCAAACGCTACGCCGACCTGATCATTCCGGAAGGCGGGCACAACGAAGTGGCCATCAATCTGTTGATCAACCAGATCGACACATGCCTTCGGAGAAACAACTCCCAACCGCAATAA
- the gcvH gene encoding glycine cleavage system protein GcvH, producing the protein MQFPKELLYSKEHEWVLKLEDGRVRIGITDFAQSELGDIVFVELPETGTELTANEPFGSVESVKTVSELYAPVSGKVVEVNGALEESPENVNESPYGDGWMIVVEMSNPSDLEQLLSAEDYEKLVTE; encoded by the coding sequence ATGCAATTTCCCAAAGAGCTTCTGTATTCCAAGGAACACGAATGGGTGTTGAAACTGGAAGACGGTCGCGTCCGCATCGGCATCACCGATTTTGCCCAATCCGAGTTGGGCGACATCGTCTTCGTCGAACTGCCGGAAACGGGAACCGAACTGACGGCCAATGAACCGTTCGGAAGCGTCGAGTCGGTGAAAACGGTTTCCGAGCTTTACGCACCGGTCAGCGGGAAAGTGGTTGAAGTCAACGGCGCCCTGGAAGAGTCTCCGGAGAATGTGAACGAATCTCCTTACGGGGACGGTTGGATGATCGTGGTCGAAATGTCCAATCCTTCCGACCTGGAGCAGCTGTTGTCTGCGGAAGACTATGAGAAACTGGTCACCGAATGA
- a CDS encoding TlpA family protein disulfide reductase, producing MRLRTEMPAIKGITEWVNGEVTNESLKGSPVLVHFWSISCHMCKESLPQINELREQHPQLKVVGIHMPRSEKDTDVDAVKENIVKYELKHPQGIDNMHSVVDAFENEYVPAFYLFDANGLLRHRSAGEKALSMLKNPLERVLAEFQQG from the coding sequence TTGCGTCTTCGCACCGAAATGCCCGCCATCAAGGGCATCACCGAATGGGTCAACGGCGAAGTGACCAACGAATCCCTGAAAGGCAGCCCCGTATTGGTCCATTTCTGGTCCATCAGCTGCCACATGTGCAAGGAAAGCCTGCCGCAAATCAATGAACTGCGGGAGCAACATCCCCAGCTCAAAGTGGTGGGCATTCACATGCCGCGTTCCGAAAAAGACACCGATGTGGACGCGGTGAAAGAAAACATTGTAAAATACGAACTGAAACATCCCCAAGGAATTGACAACATGCACAGCGTGGTCGACGCGTTTGAAAACGAGTACGTGCCGGCGTTCTACCTGTTTGACGCCAACGGCTTGCTCCGTCACCGTTCGGCCGGCGAAAAAGCCCTGTCCATGTTGAAAAACCCGTTGGAACGCGTTCTCGCGGAATTCCAGCAGGGCTGA
- a CDS encoding peroxiredoxin — MLVKRLVGLPAPDFEMESTKNLETLDEKVKLSDYRGKWLVLFFYPLDFTFVCPTEITALSDRYEEFADLDCEILGVSTDSKYSHRAWIRTPRSENGLGDIKFPLGADTTHKVSRDYGVLIEEEGIALRGLFIIDPEGIVRYQVVTDLNVGRSVDETLRVLQALQAGGLCPANWKPGEKLLNA, encoded by the coding sequence ATGCTCGTGAAACGTCTTGTCGGACTTCCGGCTCCGGACTTTGAAATGGAAAGCACGAAAAACCTGGAAACGCTCGACGAAAAAGTGAAGCTTTCCGACTATCGCGGAAAATGGTTGGTTCTGTTCTTCTATCCCCTGGACTTCACGTTCGTCTGCCCGACCGAAATCACCGCACTGTCCGACCGTTATGAAGAGTTCGCCGATCTCGATTGCGAAATCCTCGGCGTGAGCACGGACAGCAAATACTCCCACCGTGCATGGATCCGCACCCCGCGGAGCGAAAACGGCCTGGGCGACATCAAATTCCCGCTCGGCGCTGACACCACCCACAAAGTCAGCCGTGACTACGGCGTGCTGATCGAAGAGGAAGGCATCGCCCTGCGCGGTCTCTTCATCATCGATCCGGAAGGCATCGTCCGTTATCAAGTGGTGACCGACCTGAACGTGGGCCGCAGCGTGGACGAAACCCTGCGCGTGCTGCAAGCTCTGCAAGCGGGCGGGCTGTGCCCGGCTAACTGGAAACCGGGTGAAAAACTGCTCAACGCCTGA
- a CDS encoding MerR family transcriptional regulator: MRIREAAERLKTTPRTLRFYEEKGLLTPEKCPENGYRIYSMRDLYRLQTILTLRETGMPLERIREVLHELDRGNREEPLWFLQLQRAVLYGEWLRLKRVIQTLDDMIERMETEQDPWNDLWRLAEQSRRAERERESWRDVWNFDRLAEHFDTWTAEWSVPYDDALDRVVETVMPLPGETGLEIGTGTGNLAGRFLDRGIRMCAIDQSREMLRVCRRKFPDLTALPGNFLAIPWPDGVFDFAVSSFTLHWLTDDQKELGLDEIRRVLKPGGRICLLDVMETEETPFPALSGAVRFPARISRLTAALKRRGFEVTAFRLVNDLHVVFARDASVRRP; the protein is encoded by the coding sequence TTGCGAATCCGGGAAGCGGCCGAACGACTCAAAACCACGCCCCGAACTCTCCGCTTCTATGAAGAAAAAGGACTCCTCACCCCGGAGAAATGTCCGGAAAACGGCTACCGGATCTATTCGATGCGGGACCTTTATCGCCTGCAAACCATTTTGACGCTGAGAGAAACCGGGATGCCGCTCGAACGCATCCGGGAAGTGTTGCATGAACTGGATCGCGGCAACCGGGAAGAGCCCCTGTGGTTCCTGCAGCTGCAGCGCGCGGTGCTGTACGGGGAATGGCTGCGCCTCAAACGGGTGATCCAGACGTTGGACGACATGATCGAGCGGATGGAAACGGAGCAAGATCCGTGGAACGACCTGTGGCGGTTGGCGGAACAGTCCCGCCGGGCCGAACGGGAGCGGGAAAGCTGGCGCGACGTGTGGAACTTCGACCGGCTCGCCGAACACTTCGACACCTGGACGGCCGAGTGGTCCGTTCCCTATGATGATGCGCTGGACCGCGTGGTGGAGACGGTGATGCCCCTGCCCGGCGAAACCGGTCTGGAAATCGGCACGGGCACCGGAAATCTGGCCGGGCGCTTTCTCGACCGGGGCATCCGGATGTGTGCCATTGATCAATCCCGGGAAATGCTGCGTGTCTGCCGGCGCAAATTCCCGGATCTGACCGCCCTGCCCGGCAACTTTCTGGCCATCCCGTGGCCGGACGGTGTCTTTGATTTCGCGGTCAGCAGCTTCACGCTGCATTGGCTGACCGACGACCAGAAAGAACTGGGCCTGGATGAAATCCGACGCGTATTGAAACCGGGAGGCCGGATCTGCCTGCTGGATGTGATGGAAACGGAGGAGACACCGTTTCCCGCGTTGTCGGGTGCCGTACGGTTCCCCGCACGCATCTCCCGGTTGACGGCTGCGTTGAAAAGGCGGGGATTTGAGGTGACGGCGTTCCGGCTGGTCAACGACTTGCACGTGGTCTTTGCCCGGGACGCATCCGTCCGCCGGCCATGA
- a CDS encoding TetR/AcrR family transcriptional regulator, whose protein sequence is MDKKQMDEWIRSIAEEYDISLNPEERQTKKQKQILEAAIQVFAEKGYSGASTSEIAGRAGVAEATIFKHYRTKKGLLLRLVIPAIARVASPWIIRPVMEIFRQDKAFDEVLHELLRDRVHLVEKNWKLIRIVLVESLFHPELREALREHLVGNIAPVALEMIQQLQAEGKLRDDLPPYVLLRGMISSVLGFVATRSLAPDLFVKDSERDELRMIVEVLVNGIGGRSLEKEPDRRG, encoded by the coding sequence ATGGACAAGAAGCAAATGGATGAATGGATCCGCTCGATCGCCGAGGAATATGACATCAGTCTGAACCCGGAAGAACGTCAGACGAAGAAGCAAAAGCAGATTCTGGAGGCGGCGATTCAGGTTTTTGCGGAAAAAGGATACAGCGGCGCTTCCACCAGCGAAATCGCCGGCAGGGCCGGCGTGGCCGAAGCGACCATTTTCAAGCATTACCGCACGAAAAAAGGATTGCTGCTGAGGCTGGTGATCCCCGCCATTGCCAGGGTGGCCAGCCCTTGGATCATCCGGCCGGTGATGGAGATCTTTCGGCAGGACAAGGCGTTCGACGAAGTCCTTCACGAATTGTTGAGAGACCGGGTTCACCTGGTCGAGAAGAATTGGAAGCTGATTCGCATCGTGCTGGTGGAAAGTCTGTTTCACCCGGAACTTCGCGAGGCGCTTCGTGAACATCTGGTGGGGAACATCGCACCGGTTGCTCTCGAGATGATTCAGCAGTTGCAGGCGGAAGGCAAACTGCGGGATGACCTGCCCCCGTACGTGCTTCTTCGGGGCATGATTTCGAGCGTGCTCGGCTTTGTCGCCACCCGCAGTTTGGCTCCCGATCTGTTTGTCAAAGACAGCGAACGGGACGAACTTCGCATGATCGTTGAAGTGTTGGTGAACGGAATCGGGGGACGAAGCCTTGAAAAGGAACCGGATCGCCGGGGATGA
- a CDS encoding arsenate reductase family protein, which yields MALKVIQYPKCGTCRKALKYLQEKGVAFETRHIVEEPLSRDELVSLVEKSGLPVQKFFNTSGQKYRELGLSKKLKDMSDDEKLNLLASDGMLVKRPIVTDGKRVTVGFREEEFEKLWVGK from the coding sequence ATGGCACTGAAGGTGATTCAATATCCGAAGTGCGGAACCTGTCGCAAGGCCCTGAAATATTTGCAGGAGAAAGGCGTGGCATTTGAAACCCGCCACATCGTGGAGGAGCCGCTCAGCCGGGACGAACTGGTTTCCCTGGTGGAAAAAAGCGGTTTGCCGGTGCAGAAATTTTTCAACACCAGCGGTCAAAAATACCGGGAGCTGGGCCTGTCCAAAAAGCTCAAGGACATGAGCGACGACGAAAAACTGAACCTTCTCGCTTCGGACGGGATGCTGGTCAAGCGCCCGATCGTGACCGACGGGAAACGCGTGACGGTCGGTTTCCGGGAGGAAGAGTTTGAGAAGCTGTGGGTCGGCAAGTGA